The DNA segment GGCCGGGCCGACGACATCATCATCTCCTCGGGCTACCGCATCGGCCCGTTCGAGGTCGAGGACGCGCTGGTCGGCCACGAGGCGGTCGCCGAGGCCGCGGCGGTCGCCAGCCCCCACGACGAGCGCGGCAACGTCGTCAAAGCCTACGTCGTGCTCTCGGAGAGCTACGAAGGGAGCGACGAACTGGTCGCAGAGCTACAGGACTACATGAAGTCGGAGACGGCGCCGTACAAGTACCCCCGACGGATCGAGTTCGTCGACGAACTCCCGAAGACCTCCAGCGGGAAGATCCGCCGGATAGAACTCCGGAAGGAGGAGAAGGAGCAGTTCGGCGCGTAGGCCGACCGCCCGCAGATTACGGTCGGGGTCACTCGCCGAACGTCTCTGCCTCGGCGTCCGTCACGCGCTCGATGACCGCGATATCACCTGGGACGCGATTCATCCCGGCTTTGGCTGACACTAACGTGGTTGGTGCGGAGATAGAGGAGAAGGATACGTTTCGAACGTGAGTTCTGACCTAACCCGTTTATTCCTCCACCCGACCGGCGAGGTTTTCGAGGGCGGCGTCCCATCTGGCGGTCGCCTGGTCGACGCCGCCGAATTCGGGGATTCCCTCGAAGAGCGCGGTCACTTCGGTCCCGTCGGGGACTTCTTCGAAGGTGACCGTAGCCGTGTACCTCGCCTCTTCACCCAACTGCTCGACCATCGACTCGTCGGTAAACACTATCTTCTCGGGCTTCGTGAGTTCCTGGAACGTGCCTTTGAACGGATGGGAGTGAGGCTCCGTCTCCTCGGTCGTTCCTTCGAGCCATATCCGGAACGTCCCGCCCTCCTCGGGCTCTACGTCCTCGACCTCGGCTTCGAACCCCGGCGGGGGCGCCCAGACGGCGAGGTCGTCCGGGTCGAGGAACGCTTCGAATACCCGTTCGGGCGGGGCGTCGATCGTGCGGTTGATGGTGAAGCTTCGGTCTTCGTCGTCTGTGGATTCTGTCATCGGTTTCTCCAGTCGGTGGATTCGAGTGTCATGGTTGGTCGTTTTCGAGATGGTCGCCCAGCGCGTCGAAGCGGTCCTCCCAGAAGATGCGGTACCGGAGCAACCAGCCGAACGCGGCGCTCATCGGCGCGGCTTCCAGGTGACACCGGCGGACCCGGCCGTCTTTTTCGATCTCGACGAGGCCGGCGTCCTCCAGGACGTGCAGGTGTTTCGAAACCGCTGCGAGCGACACGTCGTGGGGTTCGGCCAACCCGCTAACGGGTTCCGGACCATCGGCCAACTGTTCGAGGATCGCTCGTCGGATGGGGTGAGCGAGCGCTCTGAAGATCTCGTCCAACTCGACATCTTCCGGCACTCGTTCAACCATCCAGTTGAATTACCTCTTCGATGATGCTTAGCATTTTCGTTGGGTGAATGGGAAGTCGCCCCGTTCGTCCGAATTCGGATCGCTGCCCGAGGGATATTCCCGCGGGATTCGTCCTGCTCATCTCGTGTACTTCTACGGAATCGCGTCGGTATCAAACCCGTCCAATTCCCCTACGGGTTCGACCGAACACGGACGTCCCCACCGCTACTGCCGAAATCCGCTCCGATAACAGCGTTTCCTCGAAGGGACTTAGTAGAAGACGCCGAAAGAGACGAATCCGACGACGAAGAACAGAACCATTCCGACGAACGCGTGTGCGGTCGGGGAGAGATTCATTCCCGCGAACGCGACGTAGTGTAGACCGAGAGTCACGATTATCGAGAGCACTACGTAGAAGGCGATTCTGCCCCAATCTTGGTCCGGGTGGGACGCGGTTTCGTTCGTTGGCTCGGCTTCGGGAGTTGGTTTTTCTGTCATGGCTGGTAGTTCTCCAAATGGTTATTAAACCACCTGGTTGAATGTCGGCGAGGCGAATATTTAACACTTTTGGTGGTTTTGGCGCGATGCGGCGCTAACGCTCCGAATTCGGCGCGTATCACCCCGGATACTGTCACAGGGCGCGATTAGAACTGCCGCCGGTACCGCCGATTTCCTATCCCCCTGCGTCGGCAACCGACCCGTCCTTCACCCGAACGGGGCGCTATCCCGTGGATTCTGCGAAGAACTCGCGCACGGTGTCGGCGCCCTCCTCCTCGTCCACCGCTCCTAGCGCAAGCGCGAGTTTCACGCGGGCCTTCCACGGCGCGAGGTCGCCGCCGGGAATCGCGCCCGCGTCCTGGAGGGTTTTGCCGCCGCCGGGCGTGCCGTACACCGCGCCGGTCGACCCCGCGCCGCACCGGGAGGTCAGGACCGCGGGGACGCCCGCTTCGATGGCGTCGGCGACGGCCTCGCCCAACTCCCCCGTGGTGTTGCCGAGGCCGGTGCCCGCGACCACGATGCCGTCGGCGCCGGCGTCGACGGCGCGCTCGACCTGAGCGCCGTCGACGCCTGCCGCCGAGACGACCAGTTCGACGCAAGCGTCGGTCGAGGTCGCGGGGACGTAGACAGACTCGCTCCGCGGTTCGCGGTGGAACCGCAGGCCGTCGCGGGTGAGCGTCGCGACGGGGCCGTCGTTCGGCGAGGCGAACGCCGCGAGCTTGTGAGTGTGGACCTTTCGGACGTCGCGGGCCGCGTGGAGTTCGTCGTCGAACGCGACGAAGGCGCCCTCGTCGACTCGGCGGTGAGTCGCCGCGCGGACCGCCGCCAGCACGTTCGCCGGCGCGTCGGAACTCGGCTCGTCGAGCCGACGCTGAGCGCCCGTGACGACCACCGGAACCGGAAGCGAGAGCGTCAGGTCCAGGAAGTACGCCGTCTCGGCCAGGGTGTCCGTACCGTGGGTGACGACGACGGCTTCCGCGCCGTCCTCGGCCGCGGCACGGGCGCGCTCGCCGACGGCGGCCATCGTCTCGAAGTCCATGTCGAACCCGGGCGTCTGCGAAACCGACTCGACCGAGAGGCTCGCCTCGGCGCCGAGTTCGGGGACCGCGTCGACGAGGTCCTCGCCCGAGAGCGACGGGGTCGCGCCGTCTTCGTCCGCCGTGCTGGCGATGGTGCCGCCGGTGGCGACGACGTGAACCTGTGGGAGCATGATTCGACGTGCACGCGACAGCGACAAGAAGCCTCGGGCGAGTCCCGGGTCGAACGACTCGCGGTGTGTCGGCGGCGTTCCCGAGTCGAGCGACTTGCGGTATGTCGGCGGCGCTCCGCCGCGCGGCGGAGCGCCGTCGCTCGGGACTCAAACACTGCCAACAATTTATTTATTCTAGTCCGTCGTACTGCTTCCGTGCTCCGACGCTTCCCCTACGAAGCGGAGCCCGACGGCGCGGTGTTCGGGCCGCACCACTTCTACCTGGGCGTTCTGCTGATACTGTTGGTCTGCTGGATGGTTTACGGCGTCGACGAGTCCGGCCGGAAGCCGTGGGGCGTCGTCGCGCTGACGATGCTCGCCATCTTCTTCTTCTCGCTCACGTGGCCGTACTACCCCGCCGTCGGGGCGCTCGGCGTTCTCGTTACGCTCGGCATCGCGGCGGCGCTGGCGGCGCTGCGACCCTACTGGTGGCGCGTCGGGATGACGACCCACTGGGCGCTACTGGTCGGTCTGTTCGTCGCGCTCGACGACGCGGTGAGCCACGCGCTCGGGTGGCGGACGCCGCTGGACTCCATCTGGGCCGAGTACCTCTACCCGTACGTCTCGAAGGGCCGGCTACCGTCCGACCTCGAAACCTTCGTCGCGGAGAATCTCGCGAACGCGCTCGGTGTGGTCCCCCTGTAGTTCGATGGTGCCGTCGTCGACGGTCCCGCCCGTGGCGAGTTTGCTCTTGAGCGTCGACCCGAGTTCCGAGGTGTCGACCGACGTGGTGTCGAACCCCTCCACGATGGTCATCGCCTTCCCGTAGGTCCGCTCCTCGGTGCGGACCGTCAGGCGCTGCTGGGAGCGCCCGAGGTCCTCGTCGATTCCAAGTTCGTCCGGCAGCCCCGAGACGGAGCTGATGTCGTCTTTCTCCCCCATGGTTCGACCTACGCATCGTGCGCCCTTGAGGCTTCCCCGGCACCGCCGGCGGTGATTCTCGCCGGAGCGCGACCGTCCCGGCAACCCCCGTCCCGGCAACCCCCGTCCCTCGCCGATATCTCGAACCTATAAGCGTCCCGCGGTGAATCGTGCGGTATGGACCGTGTCGCAATCATCGGTGCGTCGATGACCAAGTTCGGCGACCGGGACTCGTGGCTGCGCGAGTTGCTCGCGCAGGCGGGCCGCGAGTGTCTCGAAGACGCCGGCGTCGCACCCGACGAACTCGAACACCTGTACGTCTCGAACATGGCCAGCGGCGAGTTCGAGGGCCAGACGGGCGTCCCGAACGCCCTCGCCCACGACCTCGGCGCGATGCCGGCCTACACCCAGCGCGTCGACCAGACCTCCGCGTCCGGCGGCGCGGGCATCTACGCCGCCTGGCAGTCGGTCGCCTCGGGCGCGTCGGAGATGACCATGCTGGTCGGCGGCGAGAAGATGACCCACAAGACGACCGCGGAGGCGACCGACATCATCGCGTCGCTCACCCATCCGGTCGAGTACAAGCACGGCCTGACCCTGCCGTCGTTCGCGGGACTCACGGCGCGGCGGTACCTCCACGAGTACGACGCCCCGCGCGAGAGCCTGGCGAAGGTCGCGGTGAAGAACCACAAGAACGGCCTCGACAACCCCCACGCGCAGTTCCGCAAGGAGGTCGACGTCGAGACGGTGATGGAGTCGCCCATCGTGGCCGACCCGCTCCGCCTCTACGACTTCTGTCCCATCACGGACGGGAGCGCGGCCCTGCTGTTCTGTCCGGAGTCGGTCGCCGAGGAGGTCGCCACCGACTACACCGTCGTCTCGGGCATCGGCGGCGCGACCGACACCCACGTCGTCCACGAGCGCGACGACCCGACGGTGATGGGCGCGGCGGTCGAGAGTTCGGAGACGGCCTACGAGATGGCCGGCAGCGGCCCCGACGACGTCGACGTGGCGGAACTCCACGACATGTTCACCATCCTGGAGTTCCTCCAGAGCGAGGCCGTCGGCTTCTTCGAGCAGGGCGAGGGCTGGAAGGCGGTCGAGGAGGGCGTCACCGACCGCGACGGCGAGTTGCCCATCAACACCTCCGGCGGCCTCAAGTCGAAGGGCCACCCGCTCGGCGCGAGCGGGGTCGCACAGGCGTACGAGATACACCAGCAGTTGCTCGGCGACGCGGGCGACCGGCAGGTCGAGGCCGAGGTCGGCCTGGCCTGCAACGTCGGCGGGTTCGGCAACTGCGTCACCACCACCATCCTGGAGCAACCATGAGTCTGGAAGCACACCGCTGTCCGAACGGCCACCTGACGTACCCCGCACACCCGCTCTGCCCGGAGTGCGGCGAGGAGCAAGAGGAAACGGTCGACCTGAGCGACGAAACCGCGGAGGTCGTGACCTGGACGACCAGCACCGCGACCCCGCCCGGCGTCCGTCAGCCGAACTCGCTCGCCATCGTGGAGTTCTCGGTGGCGGACGGGTCGGTGCGCGCCATCGGGCAACTGACCGAGGATACGGAGGTCGAAATCGGCGACGAGGTTCGGCCCGTGTACGTCGAGGAGTTGCGCGACCCCGATGCAGGGATTCGAGAACCCGAGAGTCAGGAGTGGGACGGGTATCGGTTCGAAGCCGTCTGAGTCAACGATTTCTTGGTGACC comes from the Halorussus vallis genome and includes:
- a CDS encoding asparaginase, with the protein product MLPQVHVVATGGTIASTADEDGATPSLSGEDLVDAVPELGAEASLSVESVSQTPGFDMDFETMAAVGERARAAAEDGAEAVVVTHGTDTLAETAYFLDLTLSLPVPVVVTGAQRRLDEPSSDAPANVLAAVRAATHRRVDEGAFVAFDDELHAARDVRKVHTHKLAAFASPNDGPVATLTRDGLRFHREPRSESVYVPATSTDACVELVVSAAGVDGAQVERAVDAGADGIVVAGTGLGNTTGELGEAVADAIEAGVPAVLTSRCGAGSTGAVYGTPGGGKTLQDAGAIPGGDLAPWKARVKLALALGAVDEEEGADTVREFFAESTG
- the yciH gene encoding stress response translation initiation inhibitor YciH, whose product is MGEKDDISSVSGLPDELGIDEDLGRSQQRLTVRTEERTYGKAMTIVEGFDTTSVDTSELGSTLKSKLATGGTVDDGTIELQGDHTERVREILRDEGFEVGR
- a CDS encoding thiolase C-terminal domain-containing protein yields the protein MDRVAIIGASMTKFGDRDSWLRELLAQAGRECLEDAGVAPDELEHLYVSNMASGEFEGQTGVPNALAHDLGAMPAYTQRVDQTSASGGAGIYAAWQSVASGASEMTMLVGGEKMTHKTTAEATDIIASLTHPVEYKHGLTLPSFAGLTARRYLHEYDAPRESLAKVAVKNHKNGLDNPHAQFRKEVDVETVMESPIVADPLRLYDFCPITDGSAALLFCPESVAEEVATDYTVVSGIGGATDTHVVHERDDPTVMGAAVESSETAYEMAGSGPDDVDVAELHDMFTILEFLQSEAVGFFEQGEGWKAVEEGVTDRDGELPINTSGGLKSKGHPLGASGVAQAYEIHQQLLGDAGDRQVEAEVGLACNVGGFGNCVTTTILEQP
- a CDS encoding SRPBCC domain-containing protein, whose amino-acid sequence is MTESTDDEDRSFTINRTIDAPPERVFEAFLDPDDLAVWAPPPGFEAEVEDVEPEEGGTFRIWLEGTTEETEPHSHPFKGTFQELTKPEKIVFTDESMVEQLGEEARYTATVTFEEVPDGTEVTALFEGIPEFGGVDQATARWDAALENLAGRVEE
- a CDS encoding Zn-ribbon domain-containing OB-fold protein → MSLEAHRCPNGHLTYPAHPLCPECGEEQEETVDLSDETAEVVTWTTSTATPPGVRQPNSLAIVEFSVADGSVRAIGQLTEDTEVEIGDEVRPVYVEELRDPDAGIREPESQEWDGYRFEAV
- a CDS encoding ArsR/SmtB family transcription factor; translated protein: MVERVPEDVELDEIFRALAHPIRRAILEQLADGPEPVSGLAEPHDVSLAAVSKHLHVLEDAGLVEIEKDGRVRRCHLEAAPMSAAFGWLLRYRIFWEDRFDALGDHLENDQP